In the Ramlibacter tataouinensis TTB310 genome, one interval contains:
- the gltX gene encoding glutamate--tRNA ligase: protein MKVRTRFAPSPTGFIHLGNIRSALYPWAFARSQGGTFILRIEDTDVERSSQAAVDVILEGMAWLGLDPDEGPYYQMQRMDRYKEVVAQMRAKGLVYPCYMSVQELDQLRERQMANKEKPRYDGTWRPEPGKALPPVPEGVQPVWRFRNPAGGPVVWDDKVKGRIEISNEELDDLVIARPDGTPTYNFCVVVDDIDMRITHVIRGDDHVNNTPRQINIFRALGQEPPVYAHLPTVLNEQGEKMSKRNGAKPVTQFRDEGFLADAVVNYLARLGWSHGDDEIFSREQFLQWFDLDHLGRSAAQFDEAKLRWVNAQHMKAMPDTQLADLVAPRLRERGIQPDARLAPICGLFKDRCDTTVALADWAVRFYSPVQPAAQDLDRHITEGVRPALSMLAKMLEGVPWEKGAIAEAIREVLRATGLKMPQLAMPVRVLVLGTPQTPSLDAVLELSLRDEVVRRLSNG, encoded by the coding sequence GTGAAAGTTCGCACCCGTTTCGCGCCGTCGCCCACCGGCTTCATCCACCTGGGCAACATCCGCTCGGCCCTGTACCCCTGGGCCTTCGCCCGCTCGCAGGGCGGCACCTTCATCCTGCGCATCGAGGACACCGACGTGGAGCGCTCCTCGCAGGCGGCCGTCGACGTCATCCTCGAGGGCATGGCCTGGCTGGGGCTGGACCCGGACGAGGGCCCCTACTACCAGATGCAGCGCATGGACCGCTACAAGGAGGTGGTGGCGCAGATGCGCGCCAAGGGCCTGGTCTACCCCTGCTACATGAGCGTGCAGGAGCTGGACCAGCTGCGCGAGCGGCAGATGGCCAACAAGGAGAAGCCGCGCTACGACGGCACCTGGCGGCCCGAGCCGGGCAAGGCGCTGCCGCCCGTGCCCGAGGGCGTGCAGCCGGTGTGGCGCTTCAGGAACCCGGCCGGCGGCCCGGTGGTGTGGGACGACAAGGTCAAGGGCCGCATCGAGATCAGCAACGAGGAGCTGGACGACCTGGTGATCGCCCGGCCCGACGGCACGCCCACGTACAACTTCTGCGTGGTGGTGGACGACATCGACATGCGCATCACGCACGTGATCCGCGGCGACGACCACGTGAACAACACGCCGCGCCAGATCAACATCTTCCGTGCCCTGGGCCAGGAGCCGCCGGTGTACGCGCACCTGCCCACCGTGCTGAACGAGCAGGGCGAGAAGATGAGCAAGCGCAACGGCGCCAAGCCGGTGACGCAGTTCCGCGACGAGGGCTTCCTGGCCGACGCCGTCGTCAACTACCTGGCGCGCCTGGGCTGGTCGCATGGCGACGACGAGATCTTCAGCCGCGAGCAGTTCCTGCAGTGGTTCGACCTGGACCACCTGGGCAGGAGCGCCGCGCAGTTCGACGAGGCCAAGCTGCGCTGGGTCAACGCCCAGCACATGAAGGCCATGCCCGATACGCAGCTGGCCGACCTGGTCGCGCCGCGGCTGCGCGAGCGCGGCATCCAGCCCGATGCGAGGCTGGCGCCGATCTGCGGCCTGTTCAAGGACCGCTGCGACACCACCGTGGCGCTGGCCGACTGGGCCGTGCGTTTCTACTCGCCGGTGCAGCCGGCCGCGCAAGACCTGGACAGGCACATCACCGAAGGCGTGCGCCCGGCCCTGAGCATGCTGGCCAAGATGCTCGAAGGCGTACCCTGGGAAAAGGGCGCCATCGCCGAGGCGATCAGGGAGGTGCTGCGCGCCACCGGGCTGAAGATGCCGCAACTGGCCATGCCGGTGCGTGTGCTGGTGCTGGGCACGCCGCAGACGCCGTCGCTGGATGCGGTGCTGGAATTGAGCCTGCGCGACGAAGTCGTGCGCCGGCTGTCGAACGGCTGA